A portion of the Streptomyces coeruleoprunus genome contains these proteins:
- a CDS encoding SpoIIE family protein phosphatase has protein sequence MAAVYVLTENGAELRLAETAGSTDGPYRPPPVHTLADRSPVAVACRTGRPLWLTAEDLARYDTGPPAPEAPGAGAGAAAGASAAAGAGAGPPTGPPTGAGAGPPSGTAAGISTGAATATGAVGGTGAETGAGAAPGARAAAEAATGAGGEPGDGGAVVLGALPLGGESRLLGCLLVVRGAAGGFDDDQRALLELYADQTAAGLEAAAARVPARTDTGPRAGPTLLPVRGGGLVLTLRTGRMEVDPPVLDLLGIPQDEFDGHVSTLLERAVPDDLPALMAVVEPGRAAADQQLAFRVRRPGGELRWLGLRCRVQAGADGRPTRVLGVVGDASYLRPSVDDVSLVQRLSAALAGATTIRDVSRVVVESLRDPLQADRVAVAELEGDRLVVTLLDPPQPDAWPDAWRSEWRSEWPDASCHSLPTLEGALREGHVGLWPPGTDLEPGLAGIGPGGLAVLPLPADGRTVGVCLVGWDGEHRFGAEERSLLTATAGMVGQALMRAHALDAGHELATMLQRSLLPRKLPALPGGVAVARYLPATAGLEVGGDWYDVIPLADGHVALVIGDVQGHSAGAATIMGQMRTAIRAYAVEGHPPDVVVAHANRLLVGMETDLFATCSYVDLDMEEGIAWVVRAGHLPPLLRFPDGTTEETVIEGGPPLGVLADAEFPMTELGLSPGTLVTLLTDGLVESSTLTLDEGLRAVRELLAGADPADPGRVADELVASTRRRDDDVAVLLLRYDGMRVRPIRARWAVWRLPDAVMHARRFTARTLRSWSVREEVDVALLVVSELVTNAIAHTQGEVRLDLTLAGDRLRVAVNDTSPRAPVKATSTDWEATGGRGLLLVEAMTASWGSVPLGGGKQVWAELFVGSAP, from the coding sequence ATGGCCGCTGTCTACGTGCTGACCGAGAACGGCGCCGAGCTGCGGCTCGCCGAGACCGCGGGCAGCACCGACGGGCCGTACCGGCCCCCGCCCGTGCACACGCTCGCCGACCGTTCCCCGGTCGCCGTCGCCTGCCGCACGGGCCGCCCCCTGTGGCTGACCGCGGAGGACCTGGCCCGCTACGACACGGGCCCACCCGCACCGGAGGCGCCGGGCGCCGGGGCGGGGGCTGCGGCGGGGGCCAGTGCGGCGGCGGGGGCAGGCGCCGGGCCGCCGACCGGGCCCCCGACCGGGGCCGGGGCCGGTCCTCCGTCCGGTACCGCGGCCGGAATCTCGACCGGGGCCGCGACCGCGACTGGCGCTGTCGGCGGGACCGGTGCCGAGACCGGTGCCGGTGCTGCGCCCGGTGCCAGGGCCGCAGCCGAGGCCGCGACCGGGGCCGGCGGCGAGCCGGGCGACGGCGGTGCCGTCGTTCTGGGCGCCCTCCCCCTCGGTGGGGAGTCGCGGCTGCTCGGGTGCCTCCTGGTGGTGCGGGGCGCCGCCGGTGGCTTCGACGACGATCAGCGCGCGCTGCTGGAGCTGTACGCCGACCAGACGGCCGCCGGGCTGGAAGCCGCCGCCGCCCGCGTACCCGCCCGTACCGACACCGGGCCCCGTGCCGGGCCCACCCTGCTGCCGGTGCGCGGAGGCGGTCTCGTCCTGACCCTGCGGACCGGCCGCATGGAAGTGGACCCCCCGGTGCTCGACCTGCTCGGCATCCCGCAGGACGAGTTCGACGGGCACGTGTCGACCCTCCTGGAACGCGCCGTACCCGACGACCTGCCCGCCCTGATGGCGGTCGTCGAGCCGGGCCGGGCGGCGGCCGACCAGCAGCTGGCGTTCCGGGTCCGCCGCCCAGGCGGCGAGCTGCGCTGGCTGGGCCTGCGCTGCCGGGTGCAGGCCGGCGCCGACGGCAGGCCCACGCGCGTGCTGGGCGTCGTGGGCGACGCCTCCTACCTGCGGCCCAGCGTCGACGACGTCTCCCTCGTGCAGCGGCTGTCCGCCGCGCTCGCCGGGGCGACGACCATCCGGGACGTCAGCAGGGTCGTCGTGGAGTCCCTGCGGGACCCGCTCCAGGCCGACCGGGTCGCGGTGGCCGAGCTGGAGGGCGACCGCCTCGTGGTCACCCTCCTCGACCCGCCGCAGCCGGACGCCTGGCCCGACGCGTGGCGGTCCGAGTGGCGCTCGGAGTGGCCCGACGCCTCCTGCCACAGCCTGCCGACCCTGGAGGGCGCGCTGCGCGAGGGCCATGTGGGCCTGTGGCCGCCGGGCACCGACCTCGAACCGGGCCTCGCCGGCATCGGCCCCGGCGGGCTCGCCGTCCTGCCGCTGCCCGCGGACGGCCGTACGGTCGGCGTGTGCCTGGTCGGCTGGGACGGTGAGCACCGGTTCGGCGCGGAGGAGCGCTCCCTGCTGACCGCCACCGCCGGCATGGTCGGCCAGGCCCTCATGCGCGCCCACGCCCTCGACGCCGGGCACGAACTCGCCACGATGCTCCAGCGCAGCCTCCTGCCCCGCAAACTCCCCGCCCTGCCCGGAGGCGTGGCCGTCGCCCGCTACCTGCCCGCCACGGCGGGCCTGGAAGTGGGCGGCGACTGGTACGACGTGATCCCCCTCGCCGACGGCCACGTGGCCCTCGTCATCGGCGACGTCCAGGGACACAGCGCCGGGGCCGCCACGATCATGGGCCAGATGCGCACCGCCATCCGGGCGTACGCCGTGGAGGGCCATCCGCCGGACGTCGTCGTGGCGCACGCCAACCGGCTCCTCGTCGGCATGGAGACCGACCTGTTCGCCACCTGCTCCTACGTCGACCTCGACATGGAGGAGGGCATCGCCTGGGTCGTCCGCGCCGGACACCTGCCGCCGCTGCTGCGCTTCCCCGACGGCACGACGGAGGAGACGGTCATCGAGGGCGGCCCCCCGCTGGGCGTCCTCGCGGACGCCGAGTTCCCCATGACCGAACTGGGGCTGAGCCCCGGCACGCTCGTCACCCTGCTGACCGACGGCCTGGTGGAGTCCTCCACCCTCACCCTGGACGAAGGGCTGCGCGCGGTGCGCGAACTGCTCGCCGGGGCGGACCCCGCCGACCCGGGGCGGGTGGCCGACGAACTGGTCGCGAGCACCCGCCGCCGGGACGACGACGTGGCCGTCCTGCTCCTGCGCTACGACGGCATGCGCGTCCGGCCGATCCGGGCCCGGTGGGCCGTGTGGCGGCTCCCCGACGCCGTCATGCACGCCCGCCGCTTCACCGCGCGCACCCTGCGCTCCTGGTCCGTACGCGAGGAGGTCGACGTGGCCCTGCTCGTCGTGTCCGAACTCGTCACCAACGCCATCGCGCACACCCAGGGCGAGGTCCGCCTGGACCTGACCCTCGCCGGGGACCGCCTGCGCGTCGCCGTCAACGACACCTCTCCCCGCGCGCCCGTCAAAGCCACCAGCACGGACTGGGAGGCCACCGGCGGGCGCGGCCTGCTGCTCGTCGAGGCGATGACGGCGTCCTGGGGCTCCGTACCGCTCGGCGGCGGCAAACAGGTGTGGGCCGAACTCTTCGTGGGGAGTGCGCCATGA
- a CDS encoding sugar ABC transporter substrate-binding protein gives MIRRRRPTAALVAGLVLASALAACGKAAQVEETGGHVPPDSMSVGVLLPGSTNRWEQYDRPLLERRIGELCPACTVMSASAQQDVAIQHRQIDSMITQGVRVIILGAVDSKSLRSSVEKAREAGIAVIAYDRLVEGPISGYVSFDGAQVGRLQGEALLRALGDRAGDAQIVMMNGDPTDPNSGWFKEGALSVLQDRVRIGKAYDTAEWRPLNAHINMAGAIASLGADRIDGVYSANDGLASGIISALKAAKITPLPPVTGQDAELAGIQRIVAGEQYMTVYKPFRLEADAAAEMAVALIRGEPPPGATTGAADGTGTSGVPTVLLTPISVTVGNIRDTVVKDGLYTIDQICTPKYAAACEKAGLTG, from the coding sequence ATGATCCGCCGCCGACGCCCCACCGCCGCGCTCGTGGCCGGTCTCGTCCTGGCCTCCGCCCTCGCGGCCTGCGGCAAGGCCGCCCAGGTGGAGGAGACCGGCGGGCACGTGCCGCCCGACAGCATGAGCGTCGGCGTGCTCCTGCCCGGCAGCACCAACCGCTGGGAGCAGTACGACCGGCCCCTGCTCGAACGCCGCATCGGCGAACTGTGCCCCGCGTGCACCGTCATGTCCGCCAGCGCACAGCAGGACGTGGCGATCCAGCACCGGCAGATCGACTCGATGATCACCCAGGGGGTCCGCGTGATCATCCTCGGCGCCGTCGACTCCAAGTCCCTGCGCTCCTCCGTCGAGAAGGCCCGGGAGGCCGGCATCGCCGTCATCGCGTACGACCGGCTCGTCGAGGGACCCATCTCCGGATACGTCTCCTTCGACGGCGCACAGGTCGGCAGGCTCCAGGGCGAGGCCCTGCTCCGGGCCCTCGGCGACCGGGCCGGCGACGCACAGATCGTCATGATGAACGGCGACCCGACCGACCCCAACTCCGGCTGGTTCAAGGAGGGCGCCCTGTCCGTCCTCCAGGACCGCGTCCGGATCGGCAAGGCGTACGACACGGCCGAGTGGAGGCCGCTGAACGCCCACATCAACATGGCGGGAGCCATCGCCTCCCTCGGCGCCGACCGTATCGACGGGGTGTACTCCGCCAACGACGGCCTCGCCTCCGGCATCATCTCCGCCCTCAAGGCCGCCAAGATCACGCCCCTGCCGCCCGTGACCGGCCAGGACGCCGAACTCGCCGGCATCCAGCGGATCGTCGCCGGTGAGCAGTACATGACCGTCTACAAGCCGTTCCGGCTGGAGGCGGACGCCGCCGCCGAGATGGCCGTCGCCCTCATCCGCGGAGAGCCGCCGCCCGGCGCCACCACCGGCGCCGCCGACGGCACCGGCACGAGCGGGGTCCCGACGGTGCTGCTCACCCCGATATCCGTCACCGTCGGCAACATCCGGGACACGGTCGTCAAGGACGGCCTCTACACCATCGACCAGATCTGCACGCCCAAGTACGCCGCCGCCTGCGAGAAGGCGGGACTCACCGGCTAG
- a CDS encoding ATP-binding cassette domain-containing protein — MVRPAEPPLLVLRGIFKRFGAVQALADIELEIHAGEVVALVGDNGAGKSTLVKVIAGVDPADRGTIEWDGRPVHITRPHDAQALGIATVYQDLALCDNLDVVGNVFLGREIQRLGVLDEVEMERRTLDLLHAFSIRMPSVRLPVASLSGGQRQTVAISRSLIGAPRLVLLDEPTAALGIEQTAQVLGLVDRLREQRLGVLLISHNMGDVKAVADSVAVLRLGRNNGFFDVTTTSHEQIISSITGATDNAVTRRASREWEADL; from the coding sequence ATGGTTCGTCCGGCGGAACCGCCCCTGCTCGTGCTGCGGGGCATCTTCAAACGGTTCGGGGCCGTCCAGGCCCTCGCGGACATCGAGCTGGAGATCCACGCCGGCGAGGTCGTCGCCCTGGTGGGCGACAACGGCGCGGGCAAGTCCACCCTGGTCAAGGTGATCGCCGGGGTCGACCCCGCCGACCGGGGCACCATCGAGTGGGACGGCCGGCCCGTCCACATCACCCGCCCCCACGACGCCCAGGCCCTCGGCATCGCGACCGTCTACCAGGACCTCGCCCTGTGCGACAACCTCGACGTCGTCGGCAACGTCTTCCTCGGCCGCGAGATCCAGCGCCTCGGCGTCCTCGACGAGGTGGAGATGGAGCGGCGCACCCTCGACCTGCTGCACGCGTTCTCCATCCGCATGCCGAGCGTGCGCCTCCCCGTCGCGTCCCTGTCCGGCGGCCAGCGGCAGACCGTCGCCATCTCCCGCTCCCTGATCGGCGCACCCCGGCTCGTCCTCCTCGACGAGCCCACCGCCGCCCTGGGCATCGAACAGACGGCGCAGGTCCTCGGACTCGTCGACCGGCTCCGGGAACAGCGGCTCGGCGTGCTCCTCATCAGCCACAACATGGGCGACGTGAAGGCCGTCGCGGATTCCGTCGCCGTGCTGCGCCTGGGCCGGAACAACGGCTTCTTCGACGTGACCACCACGTCCCACGAACAGATCATCTCCTCCATCACCGGGGCCACGGACAACGCCGTGACGCGCCGGGCGTCCCGCGAGTGGGAGGCGGACCTGTGA
- a CDS encoding sugar ABC transporter permease, whose product MNGTPRPTRQHPRPEPHPQAHPRSHPRPSRGRRLAEAVAGRLRGGELGSLPVLISVAAIWIIFVSFDEKFLSPRNLSNLSVDIVGTGLIAVGVVFVLLLGEIDLSVGSVSGLAAAAFAMLNVHHGLAEGPALLLALALGTAIGFFHGFVFTKVGVPAFVVTLAGLLGWNGLMLYILGSNGTVNLDDEGLVAQLTSYHFHYVAVAYGVAALGVAGYLLVALRDARRRRAAGVPFRTPGEIAVRTGALAVVAFAAAFVLNRFQGLPLALLIFIVVLVALDFVLRRTPYGRTVFALGGRLEAARRAGIGVDRIRISVFMISGSMAALGGLFLASRVTSASQASGGGLLLMNAIAAAVIGGTSLFGGRGTVWSALLGVLVIQSIASGVALLGIRGAVQFMITGGVLLIAVVIDSLSRRAQKAHGRV is encoded by the coding sequence GTGAACGGCACCCCCAGGCCCACACGGCAGCACCCGCGCCCCGAGCCGCACCCGCAGGCGCACCCGCGCTCGCACCCGCGGCCGTCCCGGGGCCGGCGCCTCGCCGAGGCGGTCGCCGGCCGGCTCCGCGGCGGCGAACTGGGCTCCCTGCCCGTCCTGATCAGCGTCGCCGCGATCTGGATCATCTTCGTCAGCTTCGACGAGAAGTTCCTCTCGCCCCGCAACCTGTCCAACCTGAGCGTCGACATCGTCGGCACCGGACTGATCGCCGTCGGTGTGGTCTTCGTCCTCCTCCTGGGCGAGATCGACCTGTCGGTCGGCTCGGTGAGCGGTCTCGCCGCGGCCGCCTTCGCCATGCTGAACGTCCATCACGGCCTGGCGGAGGGCCCCGCGCTGCTCCTGGCCCTGGCCCTGGGGACGGCGATCGGCTTCTTCCACGGCTTCGTCTTCACGAAGGTCGGCGTGCCCGCGTTCGTCGTCACCCTCGCGGGGCTGCTCGGCTGGAACGGGCTCATGCTGTACATCCTCGGGTCGAACGGCACCGTCAACCTCGACGACGAGGGCCTGGTCGCCCAGCTGACCAGCTACCACTTCCACTACGTCGCGGTCGCGTACGGCGTGGCGGCGCTCGGCGTCGCCGGCTACCTGCTGGTCGCGCTGCGCGACGCGCGACGCCGCAGGGCGGCGGGCGTACCGTTCCGGACACCGGGCGAGATCGCCGTGCGTACGGGCGCGCTGGCCGTGGTGGCCTTCGCCGCCGCCTTCGTGCTCAACCGGTTCCAGGGGCTGCCGCTCGCCCTGCTCATCTTCATCGTGGTGCTCGTCGCCCTCGACTTCGTCCTGCGGCGCACCCCTTACGGGCGGACGGTGTTCGCGCTGGGCGGGCGGCTGGAGGCGGCGCGGCGGGCCGGCATCGGCGTGGACCGGATCCGTATCAGCGTGTTCATGATCTCGGGGAGCATGGCCGCGCTCGGCGGCCTCTTCCTGGCCTCCCGGGTCACCTCGGCCAGCCAGGCGTCCGGCGGCGGGCTCCTTCTGATGAACGCCATCGCCGCGGCGGTCATCGGTGGCACCAGCCTCTTCGGCGGACGCGGCACGGTGTGGTCCGCGCTGCTCGGCGTGCTCGTCATCCAGTCGATCGCCTCGGGCGTGGCGCTGCTGGGCATCCGGGGAGCGGTCCAGTTCATGATCACGGGCGGGGTGCTGCTCATCGCCGTGGTGATCGACTCCCTGTCCCGCCGCGCGCAGAAGGCCCACGGACGCGTGTGA
- a CDS encoding nucleoside hydrolase translates to MPIPVILDCDPGHDDAFNILLAAAHPAVQLLGITTVAGNQTVEKTTLNARRVCTVAGIEGVPIAAGLAGPLHGSGIVAPDIHGESGLDGPGFGEPTVPVDGRDAVTFLRDTLRAHPVPVTLVPTGPLSNIAALLLAHPELAARIERIVLMGGSTERGNRTPAAEFNILADPEAADIVFSNGLPVTMIGLNVSHRALATPDVVARIDALGTPLARLCTDLLTYFGTTYREVFGFPAPPLHDPLTVAHLIDPDLITLVHAPVAIELTGTHTRGATVVDLDGVTGARPNAYVGVDVDVPRFWDLVVDAVRALG, encoded by the coding sequence ATGCCCATCCCCGTGATCCTGGACTGCGACCCGGGCCACGACGACGCCTTCAACATCCTGCTCGCCGCCGCCCACCCGGCCGTCCAGCTGCTCGGGATCACCACCGTGGCCGGGAACCAGACCGTGGAGAAGACCACGCTGAACGCCCGCCGCGTGTGCACGGTCGCCGGGATCGAGGGCGTACCCATCGCCGCCGGCCTCGCCGGCCCCCTGCACGGCTCCGGCATCGTCGCGCCGGACATCCACGGCGAGTCGGGGCTCGACGGGCCCGGCTTCGGCGAGCCGACCGTGCCGGTCGACGGCCGCGACGCGGTCACGTTCCTGCGCGACACGCTGCGCGCCCACCCCGTGCCCGTGACGCTCGTACCGACCGGGCCGCTCAGCAACATCGCCGCGCTCCTGCTCGCCCACCCGGAGCTGGCCGCGAGGATCGAGCGGATCGTCCTCATGGGCGGATCCACCGAGCGCGGGAACAGGACGCCCGCCGCGGAGTTCAACATCCTCGCCGACCCCGAGGCCGCCGACATCGTCTTCAGCAACGGCCTGCCCGTCACCATGATCGGCCTCAACGTCAGCCACCGGGCGCTGGCGACGCCCGACGTCGTCGCCCGCATCGACGCGCTCGGCACACCGCTGGCCCGCCTCTGCACCGACCTGCTGACCTACTTCGGCACCACGTACCGCGAGGTCTTCGGCTTCCCGGCCCCGCCCCTGCACGACCCGCTGACGGTCGCGCACCTCATCGACCCGGACCTGATCACCCTGGTCCACGCCCCCGTCGCGATCGAGCTGACCGGCACCCACACCCGCGGCGCCACCGTCGTGGACCTCGACGGCGTGACCGGCGCCCGCCCGAACGCGTACGTCGGCGTCGACGTGGACGTCCCCAGGTTCTGGGACCTCGTCGTCGACGCCGTACGCGCCCTCGGGTGA
- a CDS encoding C40 family peptidase, with product MTAQNHVPSLLSRAGTVSALTLAAIGGTMLAPGAVSEAEAAAPAYAVKALNVAAAKKGSPYKYGAAGPTRFDCSGLTLYAYKQAGKTLPRTAQQQYNKTRHISGSALLKGDLVFFHSGGRVYHVGIYAGGGKIWHSPKSGSVVKLDRIWSKSVYFGRVR from the coding sequence ATGACCGCGCAGAATCATGTCCCGTCCCTGCTGTCCCGGGCCGGCACCGTGTCGGCCCTGACCCTCGCCGCGATCGGCGGCACGATGCTGGCGCCCGGCGCCGTGTCGGAGGCAGAGGCGGCGGCGCCCGCGTACGCCGTCAAGGCGCTCAACGTGGCGGCCGCCAAGAAGGGTTCGCCGTACAAGTACGGGGCGGCGGGCCCGACCCGGTTCGACTGTTCCGGCCTGACGCTCTACGCGTACAAGCAGGCGGGCAAGACGCTGCCGCGCACGGCGCAGCAGCAGTACAACAAGACCCGGCACATATCGGGGTCCGCCCTGCTCAAGGGTGACCTGGTGTTCTTCCACTCCGGTGGGCGCGTCTACCACGTGGGCATCTACGCCGGGGGCGGCAAGATCTGGCACTCGCCGAAGTCCGGTTCGGTGGTGAAGCTGGACCGCATCTGGTCGAAGTCCGTCTACTTCGGCCGGGTGCGCTGA
- a CDS encoding DNA polymerase ligase N-terminal domain-containing protein — protein MSAKGTKGALERYHRKRDFSRTTEPEGERPHEAPGSGRPRFVVQIHDATTTHFDFRLEADGVLKSWSVPKGPSADPKDKRLAMPTEDHPLEYRDFEGVIPEGGYGAGTVIIWDEGTYRNLSSGRDGREIPMGEALRAGHASFRLDGHKLHGAYALTRIRSGGGGEREAWLLVKKADAHAGTGGASDPRRARSVRTGHTLGQVAREAAFGDRG, from the coding sequence GTGAGTGCGAAGGGGACGAAAGGCGCACTGGAGCGCTACCACCGCAAGCGTGACTTCTCCCGGACGACCGAGCCCGAGGGGGAGCGGCCGCACGAGGCCCCGGGCTCCGGCCGGCCCCGGTTCGTCGTGCAGATCCACGACGCGACGACGACGCACTTCGACTTCCGGCTGGAGGCGGACGGCGTCCTGAAGTCCTGGTCCGTCCCCAAGGGGCCGTCCGCCGACCCCAAGGACAAGCGGCTGGCGATGCCGACGGAGGACCACCCCCTGGAGTACCGGGACTTCGAGGGCGTCATCCCCGAGGGCGGGTACGGCGCAGGCACCGTGATCATCTGGGACGAGGGGACCTACCGGAACCTTTCCTCCGGCCGGGACGGCCGCGAGATCCCGATGGGCGAGGCGCTCCGGGCGGGCCACGCCTCCTTCCGGCTGGACGGCCACAAGCTGCACGGGGCGTACGCGCTCACCCGCATACGGTCGGGCGGCGGCGGGGAGCGCGAGGCGTGGCTGCTGGTGAAGAAGGCCGACGCGCACGCCGGCACCGGCGGCGCCTCCGATCCGCGGCGCGCGCGTTCCGTCCGTACCGGCCACACCCTCGGCCAGGTGGCCCGGGAAGCGGCGTTCGGTGACCGGGGGTGA
- a CDS encoding SpoIIE family protein phosphatase: MASEPPGDARDRSPLWSEPGTLLQHVPVAVFGLDHDDRVCYWGPGAHDLFGYDADEILRRPGAALFADAAGDVSASCARMAERGRVDGYWRGRLTARGKDGEVFDSGFRVFPVDGAEGRSVLMGLASRSEELDRVKTNLAFLDALFQTCPIGLVMLDEDFRYIHLNQALADMDGMPVEDHLGRRADEVMIMADAAAWRAALHTVTESGRPLVGMPVSLRTAGHPGRDQVRSVSLFPLSQAVGTRPGVGGLVVDVTDREEALLEAEAGRRRLALLDRAASRIGTTLDVDVTARELVDTVVPEFADGAVVEVVEWLDEDERFDPALPLLTRRIAATTTLPPPADDVVGGLEHVTYPPGSAIHDMLRTGRPICAAVDEDFVARTVVLEERARLLTESGLACILIAPLIARGTVQGITLFGRSAARPAFTEDDLGLAAELGSRAALCLDNARLYSRVQDIALTLQRALLPSATATSPYVRMAHRYVPGSRITEVGGDWYDVVALPGERVALVVGDVMGHGVPAAAAMGRLRITAKALARHDRAPDDLMGDLDACAQESGIELATCLYLVYDPTTGRARIASAGHPPPLLRHPDGRVEAIGDVLGVPLGVGGFAYLTTERVLPDGATLALYTDGLVEARGRDIETGLAALREELASATGPLEAAADRILGNLLPDPPTDDTVLLLARVHRTPGPQV, translated from the coding sequence GTGGCATCGGAGCCGCCGGGGGACGCCAGGGATCGGAGCCCGCTGTGGTCCGAGCCGGGGACGCTGCTGCAGCACGTGCCCGTCGCCGTCTTCGGCCTCGACCACGACGACCGGGTCTGTTACTGGGGGCCGGGCGCCCACGACCTGTTCGGGTACGACGCGGACGAGATCCTGCGCCGGCCCGGCGCCGCGCTCTTCGCCGACGCGGCCGGGGACGTGTCCGCGTCGTGCGCGCGGATGGCGGAGCGCGGCCGGGTGGACGGGTACTGGCGGGGCCGGCTGACGGCCCGCGGGAAGGACGGCGAGGTCTTCGACTCCGGGTTCCGGGTGTTCCCCGTGGACGGCGCCGAGGGGCGCTCCGTACTGATGGGCCTCGCCAGCCGCAGCGAGGAGCTCGACCGGGTGAAGACCAATCTCGCGTTCCTCGACGCCCTGTTCCAGACGTGCCCCATCGGGCTGGTCATGCTCGACGAGGACTTCCGGTACATCCACCTGAACCAGGCGCTCGCCGACATGGACGGGATGCCCGTCGAGGACCACCTCGGCCGCCGGGCGGACGAGGTCATGATCATGGCGGACGCCGCCGCGTGGCGGGCCGCGCTCCACACGGTCACCGAGAGCGGCAGGCCGCTGGTGGGGATGCCGGTGAGCCTGCGCACGGCCGGACACCCCGGCCGGGACCAGGTGCGGTCGGTGAGCCTGTTCCCGCTGAGCCAGGCGGTCGGTACGCGGCCCGGCGTGGGCGGCCTGGTGGTGGACGTGACCGACCGGGAGGAGGCGCTGCTGGAGGCGGAGGCGGGCCGGCGGCGGCTGGCGCTGCTGGACCGGGCCGCGTCCCGCATCGGGACGACCCTGGACGTCGACGTCACCGCGCGGGAGCTGGTGGACACGGTGGTGCCGGAGTTCGCGGACGGGGCGGTCGTGGAGGTCGTGGAATGGCTGGACGAGGACGAGCGGTTCGACCCAGCGCTGCCCCTCCTCACCCGTCGTATCGCCGCCACGACCACGCTGCCGCCGCCCGCCGACGACGTCGTGGGCGGCCTGGAGCACGTCACGTACCCGCCGGGGTCCGCCATCCACGACATGCTGCGCACCGGCCGTCCGATCTGCGCGGCGGTCGACGAGGACTTCGTGGCGCGGACCGTGGTCCTGGAGGAGCGGGCCCGGCTCCTCACGGAGAGCGGCCTCGCGTGCATCCTGATCGCGCCGCTGATCGCGCGGGGCACGGTCCAGGGCATCACCCTGTTCGGCCGGTCCGCCGCCCGGCCCGCCTTCACCGAGGACGACCTGGGCCTCGCGGCCGAGCTGGGCTCCCGCGCGGCGCTCTGCCTGGACAACGCCCGCCTGTACAGCCGCGTCCAGGACATCGCGCTCACGCTCCAGCGCGCCCTGCTGCCCAGCGCGACGGCGACCAGCCCGTACGTGCGGATGGCGCACCGGTACGTGCCGGGCAGTCGGATCACCGAGGTCGGCGGCGACTGGTACGACGTCGTCGCGCTGCCCGGCGAGCGGGTCGCGCTGGTGGTCGGCGACGTGATGGGGCACGGGGTGCCGGCGGCCGCCGCGATGGGCCGGCTGCGGATCACGGCCAAGGCCCTGGCCCGGCACGACCGGGCGCCGGACGACCTGATGGGCGACCTGGACGCGTGCGCCCAGGAGTCCGGCATCGAACTGGCGACGTGCCTGTACCTGGTGTACGACCCGACGACCGGGCGCGCCCGGATCGCCAGCGCGGGCCATCCGCCGCCGCTGCTGCGGCACCCGGACGGCCGGGTCGAGGCGATCGGGGACGTCCTCGGCGTGCCGCTGGGTGTCGGTGGCTTCGCGTATCTGACGACGGAGCGGGTACTTCCGGACGGCGCCACCCTCGCCCTCTACACGGACGGCCTCGTCGAGGCCCGCGGCCGGGACATCGAGACGGGCCTGGCGGCCCTGCGGGAGGAACTCGCGTCGGCGACGGGTCCGTTGGAGGCGGCGGCCGACCGCATCCTCGGGAACCTGCTGCCGGACCCGCCGACCGACGACACGGTCCTGCTCCTGGCGCGCGTGCACCGCACGCCCGGCCCGCAGGTGTGA